The following are encoded together in the Nocardioides thalensis genome:
- a CDS encoding TetR family transcriptional regulator, protein MRYRRADIVDRAIDALDAHGLAALSMRTLAAELDVRASALYHHFDNKAALLAAVADEILRRGRRATEIVAWEAELRLTCVELRDGMRAHRDGAALVTAVYDAGGVREPQERMADALRRGGAGDDLARVGARTLLRFVLSHVHDDSADFALGLGIVLAGLGTRVP, encoded by the coding sequence ATGCGCTACCGCCGTGCGGACATCGTCGACCGGGCGATCGACGCCCTCGACGCCCACGGCCTGGCGGCCCTCTCGATGCGCACCCTGGCCGCCGAGCTCGACGTCCGGGCCAGCGCGCTCTACCACCACTTCGACAACAAGGCGGCTCTGCTGGCCGCGGTCGCCGACGAGATCCTCCGGCGCGGCCGGCGTGCGACCGAGATCGTCGCGTGGGAGGCCGAGCTCCGCCTGACCTGCGTGGAGCTGCGCGACGGGATGCGCGCCCACCGGGACGGCGCGGCGCTCGTCACCGCGGTGTACGACGCCGGCGGCGTCCGAGAGCCGCAGGAGCGGATGGCCGACGCCCTCCGCCGGGGCGGGGCCGGTGACGACCTCGCCCGCGTCGGAGCGCGCACCCTGCTGCGGTTCGTCCTGTCCCACGTGCACGACGACAGCGCCGACTTCGCGCTCGGTCTCGGGATCGTGCTCGCCGGGCTGGGGACCCGTGTGCCTTAG
- the zwf gene encoding glucose-6-phosphate dehydrogenase has product MAKSKTKPVTVVLFGATGDLSRRKLLPGMLHLLESGLIPDLQIVGTSLDEHTTESFIEFVHEAVKEFSGNDGDMEAWPEFAKRLHWAPGSEGAAGLRAAVEKAESESDGRTRLHYLSVPPKAALSVVKTLEEAGLVKGSRIIMEKPFGVDLATAKDLNSELHKTFDESQIYRIDHFLGKEAAQNILAFRFANGLFEPIWHRNNIDHVQIDVPEELGLDQRANFYESTGAYKDMVVTHLFQVLAFTAMEPPTSLSPDAINEEKNKVFRSMVPIDPANVVRGQYQGYRDIEGVKRESETETFIAIKCFIDNWRWAGVPFYLRTGKRMAEGARIISIAFKEPPRSMFPKGSGVGDHGPDHLTFDLADKAKMSLSFYGKRPGPGMKLDKLSMQFAMADTNWAGSVLEAYERLIYDAARGDQTLFTSAEGIERLWEVSEPLLENPPVVRPYRQGSWGPNQIHQLIAPYAWRLPFERQWRDPDALGS; this is encoded by the coding sequence ATGGCCAAGTCGAAGACCAAGCCCGTGACGGTGGTCCTGTTCGGCGCTACGGGGGACCTCTCGCGGCGCAAGCTGCTGCCCGGGATGCTGCACCTGCTGGAGTCGGGCCTGATCCCCGACCTGCAGATCGTGGGCACCTCGCTCGACGAGCACACCACGGAGTCGTTCATCGAGTTCGTGCACGAGGCGGTCAAGGAGTTCTCCGGCAACGACGGCGACATGGAGGCCTGGCCGGAGTTCGCCAAGCGGCTGCACTGGGCGCCCGGCTCCGAAGGCGCCGCCGGCCTGCGCGCCGCGGTCGAGAAGGCAGAGAGCGAGTCCGACGGGCGCACCCGCCTGCACTACCTGAGCGTGCCGCCGAAGGCCGCGCTGTCGGTCGTCAAGACGCTCGAGGAGGCCGGTCTCGTCAAGGGCAGCCGGATCATCATGGAGAAGCCGTTCGGCGTCGACCTCGCGACGGCGAAGGACCTCAACTCCGAGCTGCACAAGACGTTCGACGAGTCGCAGATCTACCGGATCGACCACTTCCTCGGGAAGGAGGCGGCCCAGAACATCCTCGCGTTCCGGTTCGCCAACGGCCTGTTCGAGCCGATCTGGCACCGCAACAACATCGACCACGTCCAGATCGACGTGCCCGAGGAGCTCGGGCTCGACCAGCGCGCCAACTTCTACGAGTCGACCGGCGCCTACAAGGACATGGTCGTCACCCACCTGTTCCAGGTGCTCGCGTTCACCGCGATGGAGCCGCCGACGTCGCTGTCGCCCGACGCGATCAACGAGGAGAAGAACAAGGTCTTCCGGTCGATGGTGCCGATCGACCCGGCCAACGTGGTGCGCGGGCAGTACCAGGGCTACCGCGACATCGAGGGCGTGAAGCGAGAGTCCGAGACCGAGACGTTCATCGCCATCAAGTGCTTCATCGACAACTGGCGCTGGGCCGGGGTGCCGTTCTACCTCCGCACGGGCAAGCGGATGGCCGAGGGCGCCCGCATCATCTCGATCGCCTTCAAGGAGCCGCCCCGCTCGATGTTCCCGAAGGGCTCGGGCGTCGGCGACCACGGTCCCGACCACCTGACGTTCGACCTCGCCGACAAGGCCAAGATGTCGCTGTCGTTCTACGGCAAGCGGCCGGGCCCGGGCATGAAGCTCGACAAGCTGTCGATGCAGTTCGCGATGGCCGACACCAACTGGGCCGGCTCCGTGCTCGAGGCCTACGAGCGTCTCATCTACGACGCCGCGCGCGGCGACCAGACGTTGTTCACGTCGGCCGAGGGCATCGAGCGCCTGTGGGAGGTCTCGGAGCCGTTGCTCGAGAACCCGCCGGTGGTCCGCCCCTACCGGCAGGGCAGCTGGGGTCCCAACCAGATCCACCAGCTGATCGCGCCGTACGCCTGGCGGCTGCCGTTCGAGCGGCAGTGGCGCGACCCCGACGCGCTCGGCTCCTGA
- a CDS encoding MXAN_6640 family putative metalloprotease, which yields MSIPRRRRVLTALALTGALTAAAVPAFADKGAGDPGSDKSDMERAERVAAVATLERAEALLDGTSSEDPRGATMALRDVRMLRDSLPADLAARADEVLLRPPDEGGTWVKTCNTEVCVHHLQGADIGSGEYDVNDVLATVQDIRDKYVAAGYREPLPDGTTGGDAKFDVYLEDLGDQNLYGYCTSDDPKQASPETGWDLWAYCAFDDDFSAAQFPSNTPLENMQVTAAHEYFHATQYAYDAFEDSWILEATATWAEDELYDDVNDNYNYNGSGPIAHPTTPLDSDQNGSLFKYGAWTFFRYLTERFPAAQGGIPTLVRELLESMDGSVGGPDRFSLQAVQEVLGDHGTSLSAAFAGYSLANRAPEAIYEEGADYPTAPAKSVTVSSKSKNPGAYTKTLDHLTSSTVRYRPSNLSASNWKLRLKLDLAPKAKGSAAAVTVVKKNGTRTLLGYAKLNAQGDATVAAPFSSSSVAAVEVTLLNLSGRLNDCWDGDTPYSCYGGNPLDDNLRQSVDPVAYRP from the coding sequence ATGTCGATCCCCAGACGCCGTCGTGTCCTGACCGCACTCGCGCTGACCGGCGCGCTCACCGCTGCCGCCGTCCCTGCCTTCGCCGACAAGGGAGCCGGTGATCCCGGCTCGGACAAGTCGGACATGGAGCGCGCCGAGCGCGTGGCCGCGGTCGCCACCCTCGAGCGGGCCGAGGCTCTGCTCGACGGTACGTCGAGCGAGGACCCGCGGGGCGCCACGATGGCGCTGCGTGACGTCAGGATGCTGCGCGACTCGCTGCCCGCCGACCTGGCGGCGCGAGCGGACGAGGTGTTGCTTCGCCCGCCCGACGAGGGCGGCACGTGGGTCAAGACCTGCAACACCGAGGTCTGCGTCCACCACCTCCAAGGCGCCGACATCGGGTCCGGGGAGTACGACGTCAACGACGTGCTGGCGACCGTCCAGGACATCCGCGACAAGTATGTGGCGGCCGGCTACCGCGAGCCCCTGCCCGACGGCACCACCGGCGGGGACGCCAAGTTCGACGTCTACCTCGAGGACCTCGGCGACCAGAACCTCTACGGATACTGCACGTCGGACGACCCCAAGCAGGCAAGCCCGGAGACCGGCTGGGACCTGTGGGCCTACTGTGCGTTCGACGACGACTTCTCCGCGGCCCAGTTCCCGTCGAACACCCCGTTGGAGAACATGCAGGTGACCGCTGCGCACGAGTACTTCCACGCGACGCAGTACGCGTATGACGCGTTCGAGGACTCCTGGATCCTCGAAGCAACCGCCACCTGGGCCGAGGACGAGCTCTACGACGACGTCAACGACAACTACAACTACAACGGCTCGGGACCGATCGCTCATCCGACGACGCCGCTCGACAGCGACCAGAACGGCAGTCTCTTCAAGTACGGCGCCTGGACGTTCTTCCGCTACCTCACGGAGCGGTTCCCCGCCGCGCAGGGCGGGATCCCGACGCTGGTGCGCGAGCTCCTGGAGAGCATGGACGGGTCCGTCGGCGGGCCGGACCGCTTCTCGCTCCAGGCCGTGCAGGAAGTGCTGGGCGACCACGGCACCAGCCTGAGCGCAGCCTTCGCGGGCTACTCCTTGGCCAACCGCGCCCCCGAGGCGATCTACGAGGAGGGCGCTGATTACCCGACGGCGCCGGCCAAGTCCGTCACGGTCTCGTCCAAGTCGAAGAACCCGGGCGCCTACACGAAGACGCTCGACCACCTCACGTCGTCGACTGTCCGCTACCGCCCGAGCAACCTCAGTGCGTCGAACTGGAAGCTCCGTCTGAAGCTCGACCTGGCGCCGAAGGCGAAGGGGTCGGCCGCGGCGGTGACCGTGGTCAAGAAGAACGGCACGCGCACCCTCCTCGGATACGCGAAGCTCAACGCCCAGGGTGACGCCACCGTCGCTGCGCCGTTCAGCAGCAGCAGCGTCGCTGCGGTGGAGGTGACCCTGCTGAACCTCAGCGGCCGCCTCAACGACTGCTGGGACGGCGACACGCCGTACTCCTGCTACGGCGGCAACCCCCTCGACGACAACCTGCGGCAGTCGGTCGACCCGGTGGCCTACCGTCCCTGA